A genomic segment from Canis aureus isolate CA01 chromosome 4, VMU_Caureus_v.1.0, whole genome shotgun sequence encodes:
- the HMGCS1 gene encoding hydroxymethylglutaryl-CoA synthase, cytoplasmic isoform X1, producing MVEKRITLSFPGGGMWTTVPGGGNRGTDLETAVLYSSHSSFTMPGSLPLNAEACWPKDVGIVALEIYFPSQYVDQAELEKYDGVDAGKYTIGLGQAKMGFCTDREDINSLCLTVVQNLMERHSLSYDCIGRLEVGTETIIDKSKSVKTNLMQLFEESGNTDIEGIDTTNACYGGTAAVFNAVNWIESSSWDGRYALVVAGDIAVYATGNARPTGGVGAVALLIGPNAPLIFDRGLRGTHMQHAYDFYKPDMLSEYPIVDGKLSIQCYLSALDRCYSVYRKKIRAQWQKEGNDKDFTLNDFGFMIFHSPYCKLVQKSLARMLLNDFLNDQNRDKNSIYSGLEAFGDVKLEDTYFDRDVEKAFMKASAELFNQKTKASLLVSNQNGNMYTSSVYGSLASVLAQYSPQQLAGKRIGVFSYGSGLAATLYSLRVTQDATPGSALDKITASLCDLKSRLDSRTCVAPDVFAENMKLREDTHHLVNYIPQSSVDSLFEGTWYLVRVDEKHRRTYARRPSPSEDTLGEGVGLVHSSAATEHIPSPAKKVPRLPATAAEAEAAVISNGEH from the exons TGCctggaggaggaaacagagggACAGACCTGGAGACTGCAGTTCTTTATTCCTCACACAG ctCTTTCACCATGCCTGGGTCACTTCCTTTGAATGCAGAAGCCTGCTGGCCAAAAGATGTGGGAATTGTTGCCCTTGAGATCTATTTTCCTTCTCAATATGTTGATCAAGCAGAGTTGGAAAAATATGATGGTGTAGATGCTGGAAAGTATACTATTGGCTTGGGCCAGGCCAAGATGGGCTTCTGCACGGATAGAGAAGATATCAACTCTCTTTGCCTGACTGTGGTTCAGAACCTTATGGAGAGACATAGCCTTTCGTATGATTGCATTGGGCGTTTAGAAGTTGGAACAGAGACAATCATTGACAAATCAAAATCCGTGAAGACTAATTTGATGCAGCTCTTTGAGGAGTCTGGGAACACAGATATAGAAGGAATAGATACAACTAATGCATGCTATGGAGGCACAGCCGCTGTCTTCAATGCTGTTAATTGGATTGAGTCCAGCTCCTGGGATG gaCGGTATGCCCTGGTAGTTGCGGGAGATATTGCTGTATATGCCACAGGAAATGCTAGACCTACAGGTGGAGTGGGAGCTGTTGCTCTGCTAATTGGGCCAAATGCGCCTTTAATTTTTGACCGAG GACTTCGTGGGACACATATGCAGCATGCCTATGACTTTTACAAGCCTGACATGCTTTCGGAATATCCTATAGTAGATGGCAAACTCTCCATACAGTGCTACCTCAGTGCACTAGACCGCTGCTACTCTGTCTACCGCAAAAAGATCCGAGCCCAGTGGCAGAAAG agggaaatgataaagattttaCCTTGAATGATTTTGGTTTCATGATCTTCCACTCGCCCTACTGTAAGCTGGTTCAGAAGTCTCTAGCTCGGATGTTGCTGAATGACTTCCTTAATGACCAGAACAGagataaaaatagtatatatagtgGCCTGGAAGCCTTTGG GGATGTTAAATTAGAAGATACCTACTTTGATAGAGATGTGGAAAAGGCATTTATGAAGGCTAGTGCTGAACTCTTTAATCAGAAAACAAAGGCATCTTTGCTTGTGtcaaatcaaaatggaaatatgtACACATCGTCTGTTTATGGCTCCCTCGCTTCTGTTCTAGCACA GTACTCCCCTCAGCAGCTGGCAGGAAAGAGGATTGGTGTGTTCTCTTACGGTTCTGGTTTGGCTGCCACCCTGTACTCCCTTAGAGTTACACAAGATGCCACACCAG GGTCTGCTCTTGATAAAATAACAGCAAGTTTATGTGACCTCAAATCAAGACTTGACTCAAGAACTTGTGTGGCACCAGATGTCTTTGCTGAAAACATGAAGCTCAGAGAGGACACTCATCACTTGG TCAACTATATTCCTCAGAGTTCAGTAGATTCCCTCTTCGAAGGGACCTGGTACCTCGTCAGAGTGGATGAGAAGCACAGGAGGACCTATGCCCGGCGCCCCTCCCCCAGTGAGGATACTCTGGGTGAAGGAGTAGGACTCGTACATTCAAGTGCAGCCACTGAG cATATCCCAAGTCCTGCTAAGAAAGTGCCAAGACTCCCTGCCACAGCAGCAGAAGCCGAAGCAGCTGTCATTAGTAACGGGGAGCATTAA
- the HMGCS1 gene encoding hydroxymethylglutaryl-CoA synthase, cytoplasmic isoform X2, whose protein sequence is MPGSLPLNAEACWPKDVGIVALEIYFPSQYVDQAELEKYDGVDAGKYTIGLGQAKMGFCTDREDINSLCLTVVQNLMERHSLSYDCIGRLEVGTETIIDKSKSVKTNLMQLFEESGNTDIEGIDTTNACYGGTAAVFNAVNWIESSSWDGRYALVVAGDIAVYATGNARPTGGVGAVALLIGPNAPLIFDRGLRGTHMQHAYDFYKPDMLSEYPIVDGKLSIQCYLSALDRCYSVYRKKIRAQWQKEGNDKDFTLNDFGFMIFHSPYCKLVQKSLARMLLNDFLNDQNRDKNSIYSGLEAFGDVKLEDTYFDRDVEKAFMKASAELFNQKTKASLLVSNQNGNMYTSSVYGSLASVLAQYSPQQLAGKRIGVFSYGSGLAATLYSLRVTQDATPGSALDKITASLCDLKSRLDSRTCVAPDVFAENMKLREDTHHLVNYIPQSSVDSLFEGTWYLVRVDEKHRRTYARRPSPSEDTLGEGVGLVHSSAATEHIPSPAKKVPRLPATAAEAEAAVISNGEH, encoded by the exons ATGCCTGGGTCACTTCCTTTGAATGCAGAAGCCTGCTGGCCAAAAGATGTGGGAATTGTTGCCCTTGAGATCTATTTTCCTTCTCAATATGTTGATCAAGCAGAGTTGGAAAAATATGATGGTGTAGATGCTGGAAAGTATACTATTGGCTTGGGCCAGGCCAAGATGGGCTTCTGCACGGATAGAGAAGATATCAACTCTCTTTGCCTGACTGTGGTTCAGAACCTTATGGAGAGACATAGCCTTTCGTATGATTGCATTGGGCGTTTAGAAGTTGGAACAGAGACAATCATTGACAAATCAAAATCCGTGAAGACTAATTTGATGCAGCTCTTTGAGGAGTCTGGGAACACAGATATAGAAGGAATAGATACAACTAATGCATGCTATGGAGGCACAGCCGCTGTCTTCAATGCTGTTAATTGGATTGAGTCCAGCTCCTGGGATG gaCGGTATGCCCTGGTAGTTGCGGGAGATATTGCTGTATATGCCACAGGAAATGCTAGACCTACAGGTGGAGTGGGAGCTGTTGCTCTGCTAATTGGGCCAAATGCGCCTTTAATTTTTGACCGAG GACTTCGTGGGACACATATGCAGCATGCCTATGACTTTTACAAGCCTGACATGCTTTCGGAATATCCTATAGTAGATGGCAAACTCTCCATACAGTGCTACCTCAGTGCACTAGACCGCTGCTACTCTGTCTACCGCAAAAAGATCCGAGCCCAGTGGCAGAAAG agggaaatgataaagattttaCCTTGAATGATTTTGGTTTCATGATCTTCCACTCGCCCTACTGTAAGCTGGTTCAGAAGTCTCTAGCTCGGATGTTGCTGAATGACTTCCTTAATGACCAGAACAGagataaaaatagtatatatagtgGCCTGGAAGCCTTTGG GGATGTTAAATTAGAAGATACCTACTTTGATAGAGATGTGGAAAAGGCATTTATGAAGGCTAGTGCTGAACTCTTTAATCAGAAAACAAAGGCATCTTTGCTTGTGtcaaatcaaaatggaaatatgtACACATCGTCTGTTTATGGCTCCCTCGCTTCTGTTCTAGCACA GTACTCCCCTCAGCAGCTGGCAGGAAAGAGGATTGGTGTGTTCTCTTACGGTTCTGGTTTGGCTGCCACCCTGTACTCCCTTAGAGTTACACAAGATGCCACACCAG GGTCTGCTCTTGATAAAATAACAGCAAGTTTATGTGACCTCAAATCAAGACTTGACTCAAGAACTTGTGTGGCACCAGATGTCTTTGCTGAAAACATGAAGCTCAGAGAGGACACTCATCACTTGG TCAACTATATTCCTCAGAGTTCAGTAGATTCCCTCTTCGAAGGGACCTGGTACCTCGTCAGAGTGGATGAGAAGCACAGGAGGACCTATGCCCGGCGCCCCTCCCCCAGTGAGGATACTCTGGGTGAAGGAGTAGGACTCGTACATTCAAGTGCAGCCACTGAG cATATCCCAAGTCCTGCTAAGAAAGTGCCAAGACTCCCTGCCACAGCAGCAGAAGCCGAAGCAGCTGTCATTAGTAACGGGGAGCATTAA